The Synechococcus sp. BL107 nucleotide sequence GCTCATGCCATTGATCCCGCCGTTGCTGAGGACCTGCCAGCCAATCAGCAGCACAACGCCAATCGGCAACAGCCATAGGGCAAGGAGGCGCCAGCGCTGATTCATGAGCCTTTTTAAGAATGACTGAGTGTAAAGGGAATCCTTAGATCACCGAGGGTGTCTCTAGAGGCTTCTCAAAGCAACGATTGGATCGAGGCGAGCCGCCCGTCGTGCAGGAACAACACCAAAGAACAAGCCGATCGATCCCGATAGCCCAACTGTGATCAGAACCATGCCTGTGCCAATGCTCGCGGGGAGCGGGGTTACAGCTGCCACTAGACCCACGGCACCAAGTCCCACCGCTGTTCCGATGACTCCCCCAAGACTGGAAAGAACCAACGACTCCACCAAAAATTGTTGGAGTACATCGCTGCTCCGAGCCCCTAGCGCTTTGCGTAAGCCGATTTCCTCGGTGCGCTCGCTTACCGACACCAACATGATGTTCATGATGCCGATGCCTCCGACGAGCAGGGAGATCCCTCCGATTGAGGCGAGCATCAATGTGAGCCCACCTGTGATTGTTCCGACGATCGTTAGGGCATCTTTTTGAGATCGAACAGCAAAATCGTCGTCTCGAAGGATTCGATGGCGTTGACGCAACAGATTCGTAATTTGGAATTTGGCAGCCCCGGTGCTCTTGTCGTTTTTGGCTTCAACGCTGATAAAACTCAAGCTGATGCCATAGGTGGGATCACGTCCGGTGAGGCGATTCACCATCGTGCTCAACGGGATGTAGGCGTTTTCGTCTTGATTGCTCCCAAACACAGCACCTTTTGGTGCCATCACTCCGATGACTTCAAACGCCTGGCTGCCAATCCGGACCTGTTGGCCGATGGCATCGCCGGTAGGAAAGAGTTTCGTTCGTAGGTCTGGACCAATAGCTACCACGGCTCGCGCGGCTTGTTCGTCTTGGCTGTTAACAAAACGTCCGCTTGCGATTTCGAAGCTACGTACGGGCACAAAATCTGCGGTGACTCCTGAGATTGAGCTGGTTGCGCTGCGCGCTCCTGCTTGAACCACTTGACTACTGGTGATCTGTGGAGCCACGCGTTTGACGCTTGGTACCTGTTCTGCAATTGCTGTTGCGTCTTCAAGAACCAACGTCTTTGGAAAAGCAACCCCTCGCCGTCGTGTGTCGTTGTTCCCAGGAACGACAAATAAAACGTTGGCCCCGAGGTTGCTGAGCTGCTCTTCGGCGAGCCCTTGAGCACCTCGACCAACCCCGACCAGCGTGATGACGGATGCGTTGCCAATCACGATGCCCACCATCGTGAGAAAACTGCGGAGGCGATTCGTCCGCAGCGTCGTTAACGCCATCCGAACGGTTTCAGTTGACTTCATCCGACGGACCATCGCGTTTGAGCCCTAGAAAAAGCTGCAGTCGTCGGCCGAGGTCACAACACCAACTTTCACCAGGTCGGTGGAACCCGATACCCCGGAATGGGTACCAGCGGTTTGCACTACGAGATCTCCTTCTTTGAGCAGGCTGAGATCCTTGGCTTTTCGCATGGCGGTAATAAACGTTGCTGTTGTGTCGTTTTCTTCGGGCACCACGAGTGGGGTCACTCCCCAAACAAGTTGTAGACGGCAGGCTACGGATTTATCAGGTGTGACGGCGAGAATCGGCGCTGCCGGCCTGAATTTGCTCACGTTGTGGGCCGTTGCTCCAGTTTTTGTAAGGGGAATGATGGCGGCGGCGTTTAGCTGGCTTGCAATGGTGCTAACGGCTCCGCTCAAAGCATTGGGAATCGTGCTCGGAAGGTGGCTGTCAATCGACCGTTCTGGGTAATCCTTTTCAATTCGCCGGGCGATGGTGGCCATGGTCTGTACCGCCTCTACTGGGAAATCGCCAACGGCGGTTTCGTTGGAGAGCATGACGGCATCGGTGCCATCAAGGATCGCGTTGGCAACGTCGCTCACCTCAGCGCGTGTTGGACGAGGACTCGATGCCATGGAATCGAGCATTTGCGTTGCGGTGATGATCGGAATTCCAAGACTGTTGGCCTTGCGAATCAGCTCTTTCTGCAAAAGGGGGACTTCCTCTGCGGGCATCTCAACCCCCAGATCACCTCGGGCCACCATCACGCCATCACACAGAGGGAGAATCGCATCGATCTGATCGATGGCTTCAAATTTTTCGATCTTGGCCACGACTGGGGTTTCGTGGCCATGTTCTCGAATGAGACCACGGATTTCTTCCATGTCGGATGGGTTCCGCACGAAGCTCAGAGCAACCCAATCCACCCCTTGGCTCAACCCGAAGGCGAGATCTTCTTTGTCCTTGTCGGTGAGTGCACGGACGGACAATTGAACATCGGGGAAATTGACCCCTTTGTTGTTGGAGAGAACTCCTCCCACCGTGACGCTGCAATGGAGCGTCTGCTGCCCTTGATCGACGCTTTCCACCTTCATCTCCACCCGCCCATCATCCAAAAGGATGCGGCTTCCAGCGGTGACTTCATCCGCCAACTTCGGGTAAGTGACGGTGGCGATGCTCTGATCGCAACTCACGGGCCTTGATGTGAGCGAAAAAGGGTCGCCGTTGGACAGGGTGATGGGTCCATCGGCAAAACGACCCAACCGAATCTTTGGACCTTGGAGATCCTGGAGAATTCCAATGGTCTGGCCAAGCTCTTCTGACACCTGGCGGATGGTTTTTATTCGCTCGGCGTGATCGCTGTGATCGCCGTGGGAAAAGTTCAAACGAAAGGTTGTGGCCCCAGCCCGGACAAGCTCTTTGATCTGGTCGGGGCTTTCTGTGGCCGGACCGATCGTTGCCACGATTTTGGTCCGGCGGTTCAAATCGAACTGGCCCATATCGAGGCTGGAAATCCTTGCGGAAACTACCATCCGGGGCGATTCGACCACACCTTGATGGATCTGAACACTTATCAGTCTGCTGCGCGTCAAACAGCCAGCTATCCCGATGTGGGCCGGAATCCCATCTATCCAACCCTTGGTTTGACTGGGGAAGCTGGAGAGGTGGCCGACAAAGTGAAGAAGGTCTTGAGGGATCAAGACGGGGTATTTGACGACTCAGCGCGTGAAGCGATCAAACTTGAGCTGGGTGACGTGCTTTGGTACATCGCGCAGCTGTCCATGGAACTGGGCTATGACCTTGAGGATGTTGCTGCAGCGAATCTCGCCAAATTGTCCAGTCGTGCGGCCCGTGGCCGTATCTCTGGCAGTGGCGACAAACGCTGATCTGAACTTGATGCTGCGCCAATCAATTCGCTTCTTCGTTGTTCTTGCCTGTGTGTTCACGTTGGCGATGCCAGCAATGGCGGCTGAACTTCAGCTCACCGGAGTTCACCTCGACACGTGTAATGAAGAGGAGGGAGGCCAGCCCGACTTCAAGCGTCCAATGGGTGCAAGTTGCTATGTGCTGCGCGGAGAGGTGGAAAACCCAGGGCGTAAGCCAATCATCGATACGGATGTTTACGCCCGAATCCTGGATGCCAGTGGTGAACCAGTGCTGCAAAACCGAACTCGGGTCGGCTCCATCGGAGATGTGGCGCCTGGGTCTCAGCCCTTTGCCTTAAGGCTCACCGTGCCTGCAGGAACGCCAGGCCCATTTGTTGTGAAAAATGCCAAGGCTCGGGGTTTTTCAGCTCCTGTAAGAACCCGAGCTGCCGATGACGAAGATGATCTCTTGCCGCTTGAACGCCAAGTGGCAGTTAATTGAACCGATCCGCAACTACCAGCTGCTGCCAGACATAAAGAATGCGCTAATCGACTGATTCACCAGGCTTTGCAGCAGATTCAGAGCGAGAAAAGCCAAAAGTGCCGAGAGATCAATCCCACCCAAAGGAGGGATCAGACCTCGAAATGCATTGAGATAGGGATCTGTAATAGCGCTGACGCTGCTTAAAACAGGGTTGCTCCAGTCCAAATTTGGGAACCAGCTCAGAAGAACCCTGACGATCAGTACGAGGGAATAAATCTGCAGGGTCTGAGCTAACACCTGCAGCAACGAGACGGGGAGCATTTCCATGACGTGACCTGATCTACAACAACTTTATGCAGCCTCCGCCAGATCGGTTGCACCTAAGTCAGGAAGTACGGAGAAGGTGCGGTGAAATTTTTCAGTCAGGGTGATCCAATACGACCGGCCATCATTTTGTCGACGCCGCTCGATGAATTCTTGTGCAAGCAGTTCTTTGATGTGGTCGTAGGCCCCTGACCCCCGCAGATCCACCAGATCTGATTGAAGAATGCGCTTTTTTAAAGCAATTGTGGCGAGAGTCCGAAGCGTTGCTGTCGAGAGATTGACAGGCAAAAGGTCCTTTACCAAATCGCCAAGTCCCGCACGCAACTGAAGACCCCAACGACCGTTCTGATGAACGATTTCTAGGGCCGATTCTCGTTGGGCGTACAAGGTTGTCAGTGCAATCAGCGCCTCTTCAACCTCTTTTCGATCCACCTCGGAGAGCTCAGCGAGTTCGCCCACGCTCACTGGACGACCCTTGAGATACAGAATCGCCTCCAAACGAGTGGTGAGGGAGGGGGACGTCATCTCAAGCTCTACCCCTTAATTCGCTCAAGGTACCGCTTCGTTCCTCACAGGAAAAGGCTGTAAGCAGGGTTCTTACTTTCTTCCCAAAAGGCGTAACCCAATTCGCTGAGAAAGCTGGTCCAACCGTCCATTTCAGTTTTGGGAATCAAAACGCCTACAACGATTCGGCCAACGTCGGCACCGTGATTTCGATAGTGAAAAATGCTGATACTCCAACTGGGATGGAGCGCCGTTACAAAATTCATGAGGGCGCCGGGCCGTTCGGGAAATTCGAAGCGGTAGAGCAATTCATTGCAGTCCCCCGCACAGGCCTCTCGAGCTGATCTCGGTAGGCGTCCACCCACCATGTGTCGCAAATGAACTTTCGCAAACTCGTTGTCGCTCAGATCAAGGCAGGGAAAACCGTTGTTCGAGAGATGCTCAACAAGAGCGAAACGGTCTTGCTCATTGTTGACCTGAACCCCAATAAAGATTTGAGCTCGCACTCCCTCCGTCATGCGATAGCTGAATTCGGTGAGGCTGCGCTCGCTTAAGCAACGACACAACGCACGAAGACTTCCGGTCGTTTCCGGGATTTCTACAGCGAACATCGCTTCTCGCTCCTCTCCGAGCTCAGCCCGCTCTGCGATGAAGCGCAATCGTTCGAAATTCATGTTGGCCCCGCAGGCCACCCCAACAAGACGCTTCCCTTCCATGTTTCGATCAGCCACATCCTGTTTCAACCCAGCGATCGCAAGCGCTCCAGCTGGTTCAAGGATTGATCGTGTGTCCTCAAAGACATCTTTGATGGCGGCACAAATGGCATCGGTGTCCACGGTCACCATGCGATCGACATGACGACGGGCGAGATTAAAGGTGTGCTCGCCGACCTTTCGAACGGCCACGCCATCGGCGAATAAACCCACCTTCTCCAACTCAACGCGATGCCCGCACCGCAGGGATTGGGTCATCGCATCGGCATCGATAGGTTCGACACCGATGACTTCTGTTTCTGGCCAAAGCTGCTTGACGTAGGCCGAAATCCCTGCGATCAGGCCCCCACCACCAACGGCGACGTAAATCGCATCCGGTGGCTCCTTGCTTTGCCGCATGATTTCCATGGCAATGGTGCCTTGACCAGCGATGACCTCTGGGTCGTCGAAGGGGTGGATGTAGGTCAAGCCTTCTGCTTCGCAACGCTTTTGCGCTTCCGCCGAACATTCGTCGTAGGTCTCGCCGTGCAAAACCACCTCACCGCCCAAGGCACGGACGGCGCGGATTTTGACCTCGGGCGTTGTTTTGGGCATCACGATCACCGCTCTGCAACCCAAACGGCGCGCACTTAGGGCCACTCCTTGGGCGTGGTTGCCAGCACTGGATGCGATCACACCGCGTTGAAGATCCTCAACAGGGAGTTGCACCATTCGGTTGTAGGCGCCTCGAAGCTTGAACGAGAACACCGGCTGTAGGTCTTCTCGTTTCAGCCAAATCTGGTTCTTCAGCCGTTGGCTGAGGTTGGGAGCTGGATCGAGAGGGGTTTCCCGGGCCACGTCATAAACACGTGCTCGGAGGATCTTTTGCAGGTAATCGGTCATTTCTCCATTCTTTCAACCTCTGGGTGCCCCTCTTGAAGAGAGGGAACCCGTAGATTGATTGAGAAGGAGCGGGTTGTGCATGCATCTCGGAGATCTCAAGCATCCGAACGAGTTGCACGGCCTCAGTCTTGCTGAGCTCGAAGACGTTGCTCGCCAAATCAGGGAACGCCATCTCGGCGTGGTTTCAACGAGTGGTGGTCACCTGGGACCAGGTCTGGGTGTCGTTGAACTCACCATTGCTCTGTATCAAACCCTTGATCTCGATCGGGACAAAGTTTGTTGGGACGTGGGGCACCAGGCCTATCCCCACAAGCTGATTACCGGACGCTTCAATTCCTTTGACTCTCTCCGGCAGCAAAGCGGTGTTGCTGGTTATTTGAAACGTTCTGAGAGCCGATTTGATCACTTCGGCGCCGGCCATGCCAGCACCTCGATTTCCGCAGCCCTCGGAATGGCTTTGGGCCGTGATAACCGCGGTGAAAATTTCAAATGTGTTGCAGTGATTGGGGATGGTGCCCTAACGGGGGGCATGGCCCTTGAAGCGATTAACCACGCTGGACACCTTCCCAATACGCCCTTCTTGGTGGTGTTGAACGACAACGACATGTCGATCTCGCCTCCGGTGGGTGCTCTTTCGAGCGTGTTGAACCGAGCACGATTGAGCCCCCCCATGCAGTTTTTGTCGGGAAGCGTTGAAGAGAGTGTTCGACATTTGCCTTTCATGGGGGGTGAGCTCCCAGCTGAGTTGAACCGTTTGAAAGGCAGCATGCGTCGCCTCGCGGTCCCCAAAGTTGGTGCTGTTTTCGAGGAGCTCGGCTTTACTTACATGGGGCCGATCGATGGTCATGACATCGGCGAGATGACTCGCACCTTCCAAGCGGCCCACCGTGATGGCGGCCCTGTTTTGGTCCATGTCGTGACTAAAAAAGGCAAGGGTTATCCCTATGCCGAGGCTGACCAAGTGGGCTACCACGCCCAGTCGGCCTTCGACTTGAGCACTGGTAAGGCCATCCCCTCAACCAAACCCAAGCCTCCGAGCTACAGCAAGGTGTTTGGCCAAACGTTGGTCAAGCTCTGTGAGCAAAACAGTCGCGTTGTCGGAATCACGGCTGCGATGGCCACCGGCACCGGACTCGACCTACTCCAAAAAGCTGTTCCCGGTCAGTACATCGATGTTGGTATTGCTGAGCAGCATGCGGTCACCCTGGCAGCGGGCATGGCCTGTGAAGGTTTACGCCCCGTTGTCGCGATTTACAGCACCTTCCTTCAGCGCGCTTTCGACCAACTCATTCACGACGTCGGAATCCAGAAGCTTCCAGTCACGTTTGTGCTCGATCGAGCTGGCATCGTCGGCGCTGATGGTCCGACGCACCAAGGTCAGTACGACATCAGCTATTTGAGGGCTGTCCCCAATTTCACCGTGATGGCTCCGAAGGATGAGGCGGAGTTGCAGCAGATGATGGTGACGTGTCTCCAGCATGATGGACCCACCGCTCTGAGGATTCCCCGTGGTTCGGGAGAAGGGGTTCCTTTGATGGAAGAGGGTTGGGAGGCCCTTTCGATTGGCCGTGGCGAATTACTTCGGGAAGGAAATGATTTGGTGATCGTTGCCTATGGCTCCATGGTGGCCCCTGCCATGGAAACGGCAACGTTGTTAGAGAGCGCCGGTCTATCTGCTTCAGTTATCAATGCGCGTTTCCTAAGGCCCCTGGATCAGGCATTGATTCATCCTTTGGCGCGTCGCGTTTCCCGTGTCGTCACCATGGAAGAAGGCACATTGTCGGGTGGTTTTGGCGCTGCAGTTTTGGAGTCCCTCAACGATCACGACATCAATGTTCCTGTTTTAAGGATCGGCATACCTGATCAACTGGTGGACCACGCCACGCCACAGCAAAGCAAGGAGGCATTGGGTCTGACTCCGAAGCAGATGAGTTTGAAAATTCAACAGCGCTTTGGTTTGGGATCTGGTGATGCAGCGAAATCCTCGCCATTCCAAGCGGTTCAAGCTTGAACGCTTTCCCGTCGCGGGATGACCTTCCTGATCGCAGGCGCTGGTCCAGCTGGAGCTCGCCTGGCAGCCGTCTTATCTGAAGCAGGGCGAGAGGTGGTCCTCGTCGAGCGGCTCACGGACCCTCACCGGAATTCTTTTTCAAGTGCCGCCCTGTCTTGTGGGGAGGCTTCACGGCTCAATCTTCCCCATTCTGCGTGGTCTGCGACCTGGAGTGGGTGGCAATTGCTGGATCCCAGCGGACAAGAACATCAGTGGTGGAATGACGATCCCCTTGGAGTGGTATTGGACTTTGGTCGGTTGCGTTCCGCGATGTGGTCCCGTGCACGAGCTGCCGGGGTGGAGGTTGTAACAGGATGCACTGCTCGAATTGAGGCGCTCCAGAGCGATAGTGCCCGTGTCCTTCTTCAACACGGAGATGGTCGTCGTCAGCACCGACACGTGCAGTGGGTGATTGATGCCACAGGTTCATCGCGTTGTCTGTTGCGAGAAGCCTCGGTGCCTCCGCCATCGTTGATCGATCCTTTGCTGGAAGGCATTGGTGTGGAGTGGCTCCTACAAGCCGATGATCGGGTTTCGCCTCGTTGGCTCGACCGCATCAGTTTTTTCCTCGGCACGCGCTGGATTCCCCACGGCTATGGATGGATTTTTCCAATGGGAAACAATCGCCTCAAGGTGGGGGTTTGTTGTTTGGCGCCAGGACAGATCAGGGGCTCTAAAAATGACCTTTTGGCTCGACTTCAGGCGTTGCTGCGCAACTGCAAACTTGAAGGGTGCTCCGTCTTGGATCGCCATGGCGGCGTGGTTTCCAGTTCGATAGCCAGACGCGAATCGCTTGGTTCTGGCGCGTTATTGGCCGTAGGGGATGCTGCAAGTACAGCCAACCTCTTGGGAGGTGAGGGGATTCGTCATGCGATCGACAGTGCGGATCTTCTCGCTGAAACGCTTCTGAATGCCGAGGCTCGGAATCAAGTGGGTCCCGATCAAGCCGATGCCGTTCGTCAAACCTATGAGCAGGCGCTTCATTGTTGGTTTGGCTGGCGCTGGCGTGTTGCCGGAAAATTGGCCCAACGCACCTGGTGGGGGTTGGATTCTGCTTCTGCGGATCGACGGGTCGAACGCATTATTCATGGGTTGTCTAGAACCTCTTCAGCTCAAGACCTATCCAGTCTTTTATTCCACTACCGATTTGAACGGTATGGACTTCGACTTTTGCGCTATTTGATCTGAATCTGGGGGACGGATGGTGTCTCCCAGATTCAGTGAGACAAAGGCCTCAGAGCACGCCGCGGGCGGCTAATCCCTGGA carries:
- the dxs gene encoding 1-deoxy-D-xylulose-5-phosphate synthase, producing the protein MHLGDLKHPNELHGLSLAELEDVARQIRERHLGVVSTSGGHLGPGLGVVELTIALYQTLDLDRDKVCWDVGHQAYPHKLITGRFNSFDSLRQQSGVAGYLKRSESRFDHFGAGHASTSISAALGMALGRDNRGENFKCVAVIGDGALTGGMALEAINHAGHLPNTPFLVVLNDNDMSISPPVGALSSVLNRARLSPPMQFLSGSVEESVRHLPFMGGELPAELNRLKGSMRRLAVPKVGAVFEELGFTYMGPIDGHDIGEMTRTFQAAHRDGGPVLVHVVTKKGKGYPYAEADQVGYHAQSAFDLSTGKAIPSTKPKPPSYSKVFGQTLVKLCEQNSRVVGITAAMATGTGLDLLQKAVPGQYIDVGIAEQHAVTLAAGMACEGLRPVVAIYSTFLQRAFDQLIHDVGIQKLPVTFVLDRAGIVGADGPTHQGQYDISYLRAVPNFTVMAPKDEAELQQMMVTCLQHDGPTALRIPRGSGEGVPLMEEGWEALSIGRGELLREGNDLVIVAYGSMVAPAMETATLLESAGLSASVINARFLRPLDQALIHPLARRVSRVVTMEEGTLSGGFGAAVLESLNDHDINVPVLRIGIPDQLVDHATPQQSKEALGLTPKQMSLKIQQRFGLGSGDAAKSSPFQAVQA
- a CDS encoding NAD(P)/FAD-dependent oxidoreductase, coding for MTFLIAGAGPAGARLAAVLSEAGREVVLVERLTDPHRNSFSSAALSCGEASRLNLPHSAWSATWSGWQLLDPSGQEHQWWNDDPLGVVLDFGRLRSAMWSRARAAGVEVVTGCTARIEALQSDSARVLLQHGDGRRQHRHVQWVIDATGSSRCLLREASVPPPSLIDPLLEGIGVEWLLQADDRVSPRWLDRISFFLGTRWIPHGYGWIFPMGNNRLKVGVCCLAPGQIRGSKNDLLARLQALLRNCKLEGCSVLDRHGGVVSSSIARRESLGSGALLAVGDAASTANLLGGEGIRHAIDSADLLAETLLNAEARNQVGPDQADAVRQTYEQALHCWFGWRWRVAGKLAQRTWWGLDSASADRRVERIIHGLSRTSSAQDLSSLLFHYRFERYGLRLLRYLI
- the pyk gene encoding pyruvate kinase, which gives rise to MGQFDLNRRTKIVATIGPATESPDQIKELVRAGATTFRLNFSHGDHSDHAERIKTIRQVSEELGQTIGILQDLQGPKIRLGRFADGPITLSNGDPFSLTSRPVSCDQSIATVTYPKLADEVTAGSRILLDDGRVEMKVESVDQGQQTLHCSVTVGGVLSNNKGVNFPDVQLSVRALTDKDKEDLAFGLSQGVDWVALSFVRNPSDMEEIRGLIREHGHETPVVAKIEKFEAIDQIDAILPLCDGVMVARGDLGVEMPAEEVPLLQKELIRKANSLGIPIITATQMLDSMASSPRPTRAEVSDVANAILDGTDAVMLSNETAVGDFPVEAVQTMATIARRIEKDYPERSIDSHLPSTIPNALSGAVSTIASQLNAAAIIPLTKTGATAHNVSKFRPAAPILAVTPDKSVACRLQLVWGVTPLVVPEENDTTATFITAMRKAKDLSLLKEGDLVVQTAGTHSGVSGSTDLVKVGVVTSADDCSFF
- the ilvA gene encoding threonine ammonia-lyase, biosynthetic; translation: MTDYLQKILRARVYDVARETPLDPAPNLSQRLKNQIWLKREDLQPVFSFKLRGAYNRMVQLPVEDLQRGVIASSAGNHAQGVALSARRLGCRAVIVMPKTTPEVKIRAVRALGGEVVLHGETYDECSAEAQKRCEAEGLTYIHPFDDPEVIAGQGTIAMEIMRQSKEPPDAIYVAVGGGGLIAGISAYVKQLWPETEVIGVEPIDADAMTQSLRCGHRVELEKVGLFADGVAVRKVGEHTFNLARRHVDRMVTVDTDAICAAIKDVFEDTRSILEPAGALAIAGLKQDVADRNMEGKRLVGVACGANMNFERLRFIAERAELGEEREAMFAVEIPETTGSLRALCRCLSERSLTEFSYRMTEGVRAQIFIGVQVNNEQDRFALVEHLSNNGFPCLDLSDNEFAKVHLRHMVGGRLPRSAREACAGDCNELLYRFEFPERPGALMNFVTALHPSWSISIFHYRNHGADVGRIVVGVLIPKTEMDGWTSFLSELGYAFWEESKNPAYSLFL
- a CDS encoding nucleoside triphosphate pyrophosphohydrolase family protein; amino-acid sequence: MDLNTYQSAARQTASYPDVGRNPIYPTLGLTGEAGEVADKVKKVLRDQDGVFDDSAREAIKLELGDVLWYIAQLSMELGYDLEDVAAANLAKLSSRAARGRISGSGDKR
- the scpB gene encoding SMC-Scp complex subunit ScpB is translated as MTSPSLTTRLEAILYLKGRPVSVGELAELSEVDRKEVEEALIALTTLYAQRESALEIVHQNGRWGLQLRAGLGDLVKDLLPVNLSTATLRTLATIALKKRILQSDLVDLRGSGAYDHIKELLAQEFIERRRQNDGRSYWITLTEKFHRTFSVLPDLGATDLAEAA
- a CDS encoding ABC transporter permease; protein product: MVRRMKSTETVRMALTTLRTNRLRSFLTMVGIVIGNASVITLVGVGRGAQGLAEEQLSNLGANVLFVVPGNNDTRRRGVAFPKTLVLEDATAIAEQVPSVKRVAPQITSSQVVQAGARSATSSISGVTADFVPVRSFEIASGRFVNSQDEQAARAVVAIGPDLRTKLFPTGDAIGQQVRIGSQAFEVIGVMAPKGAVFGSNQDENAYIPLSTMVNRLTGRDPTYGISLSFISVEAKNDKSTGAAKFQITNLLRQRHRILRDDDFAVRSQKDALTIVGTITGGLTLMLASIGGISLLVGGIGIMNIMLVSVSERTEEIGLRKALGARSSDVLQQFLVESLVLSSLGGVIGTAVGLGAVGLVAAVTPLPASIGTGMVLITVGLSGSIGLFFGVVPARRAARLDPIVALRSL
- a CDS encoding YggT family protein; this encodes MEMLPVSLLQVLAQTLQIYSLVLIVRVLLSWFPNLDWSNPVLSSVSAITDPYLNAFRGLIPPLGGIDLSALLAFLALNLLQSLVNQSISAFFMSGSSW